The Flavobacterium sp. CBA20B-1 genome includes the window TCGCCTTTGTGCATTAATTTCACGGCATGGCGCAGACCTACCATAATTTCTTGTTTATCAACTGCATATACTTTTGGGGCAGTTTCTTCTTTTGAATAAATTAATTGTTTATTAATATCGTAAATTTCAAAATCTAATTTTACGATATCTCCTTTTTTGGGAAGCAAACTATCTGTGGTGACAGCCACATCATATTTGTACCAAAAACCTAAATCGGATTGATAGTAATGATGTGCAGAGTCGTTTTTTATTAAATTTTGTATGAGTTTTTCTTCGTCTTGAACGATATTTTTATTTCGCTGCACCGATTCTTTTATGAAAGTACCAGAGCGGTAACTAACCGGTTTGCGAGGTTCGGGCTGTTTACATGCAAACAACAAGCTGGTTACTGCAAAGCAAAATAGTACTTTTTTCATATTATTGTTTGTTGATTTCATTGATAATAGTTTCAAACTTTAAAATGGTTTCTTGTAATGAAATAAACGATTTTCCGCCTGCCGCATTGATGTGTCCACCGCCGTTAAAAAAGGTTCTAGCAAATTCGTTTACATCAAATTCTCCTTCTGAACGAAATGAAATTTTAATCATTCCTTCTTCTTTATTTTCAATGAAAATAGCTGCAAAATCTATACCTTTTATTGATAAACCATAATTTACAATACCTTCGGTATCTCCTTTTTTATAGTGGAATTGGTTTAAATCGTCTTGGGTTAAATATGTGTATGCCGTGCTGTGATTAGGCAAAACTTTGAGTTGTTGTAACGCTCTACCCACCAATTGCAATTGATTGTATGATGAAGTGTTAAACAACATACTGTGTATTTTAGGGTTATCAACCCCTAAATCAATCAATTCTGCCACCACACGGTGTGTATCTCCAGTGGTTTTTACAAATTTAAAAGAGCCTGAATCGGTTACAATTCCTGTATAAATACAAGTTGCAACTTTCACATTGATGTATTTTTGCAGATTTAATTCTTGAAGAAAACGATACAATAATTCGCAGGTAGAACCAAAAGAAGTATCAGAAATCGTAACTTTCGCATAATTGTCGGGCATTTGGTGGTGATCAATCATTACAAAAGGTTTTCGTAATTTTTCTAGATAAGATCCCATTTGGTCACCAGCTCGGTGCAGTGCATTAAAATCGAGCGTAAAGACCAAATCACTGCCCTGCAAAAAAGCGGCACAAGTATCAAAATTCTTTTCAAAGATAAGTATTTCGTTTGTAGCCGGTAGCCACGATATAAACTCGGGAAATTCGTTTGGAGCAAGTACTTTCACCGTGTGGTTTAGCTGTTTTAAAACATGATAAAGTCCTAAACACGAACCCAAGGCATCGCCATCGGGATTGCGGTGTGGTATAATTGCTATTTGTTTGGGCGTTTCTAAAAACTGCGTTAAAAATGCCTTGTCATTTGTATTCATCATACTGCGAAAATACACAAATTAGCATTTACTTTAAATAGCTTTCAAAAATTATTCTGCTAAACTTTTTAGTGAAGTAGGTTTTATTATTTTTATTTTTTTACCCTTTAACTCTAAAATGCCTTCTTTTTTTAGTTCAGCCAACAAGCGAATGCAACTTTCAGTGGCAGTGCCCACCATGCTTGCAATTTCATCGCGACTTAATTGCAGGTTTAAAAAGCCTTCTGTATCGGTACCGCTTGAGTCTAATATACTCAACAAAGCCAAAGCCAATCGTTCTTTCACGGTTTTACTGTTGTGGTTTAATGCAAAATCGGTGGCATAGTTTAAATTTTTACACACATCTTTGGTCACTTCTCTTGAAAAGTTTTTGTTGGTATCAATAAATCCTAGAATTTCTGATTTGGGAATAAAACAAACGCGCATATCTTCAACAGCAATAGCACTTAAAGAGGTTTTTTCTTGGGTAAGTATAGCAGTTTGGCCCAATAAATCCCCTTTTGTGATTAATTTTAAAATCGCATCTTTTCCGTTTGATGCCATACGCACCAATTTACATGTTCCTTCTTTAATGCAATACACGCCATTCACGGTGTCGCCTTCTTGAAAAATTACATCACCTTTTTTAATCTCGATGGTGTCTTTACATTGCGCCAAATGAATCAATTCGTTCTTTGATAAAGCTTTTAAAGAACTTAATTCACGTACGATACATTGCTCACATTTGCTCATGAAAGTTGTTTTTGTAAAGATACAATTATTATGATAAATATCATTTTTTTTGACTAGCAGGTTTTGCAATTTTGTGACAGGTATAAAGCAAAAAAAAATGTTGAATTGTTATCATTGTGGAAATGATGTGGTTGAAAATGAGGGGATTGTTTTTAACGACAAAAATTTCTGCTGCAAAGGTTGCCAAACGGTTTATGACTTGTTTGAAAGCAACGGACTTACTGATTACTACGATTTTGAACAAAATCCGGGTGCGGTTCCAAAAGATGTTGCATCAAAATACAATTATTTAGACAATACAGATATTGCCGATAAATTGATTGATTTTAAGGAAGGAACAACCACCATTGTTCGGCTCTATATTCCGCATATTCATTGCAGCTCGTGCATTTGGATATTAGAGAACCTGCATACTTTAAACCCAGCAATTACCCATTCGCAAGTGGTTTTTTCACAAAAAAAAGTCAGCATCACGTTTAATAGCGACAATATTTCTTTGAAAAATTTGGTGTTGTTGTTGGCTTCAATTGGTTATGAACCGTATATAAGTTTGGAACAATTTGACGCCCAACCAAAATTAATCGACCGCAGTTTGCTTTATAAAATAGGGGTTGCATTCTTTGGGTTTGGAAATATAATGTTGCTTTCATTTCCTGAATATTTTAATGTAGATGACTTATGGATGCAGCAATATCGGGGCTTTTTTAGATACGTTAATATTTTATTGGCATTACCCGTTTTCTTGTATTCGGCCACACCTTATTATAAATCGGCATACCACAGCATTAAAACCAAGGCATACAATATTGATATTCCTATGGCATTGGGAATTATTGTAATGTTTGTGCGCAGTTTGGTGGATATTTTTTTTCAAGACGGCGCCGGATTTTTAGACAGTATGTGCGGATTGGTGTTTTTCATGCTCTCGGGCAAATTGATCCAGCAAACCACCTATAACTTTTTGTCGTTTGAGCGCGATTATAAATCGTATTTCCCCATTGCAGTAACCAAAATACAAAATGAAAAAGAAAGTCCTATTCAGGTTTATGAAATTGAAAAAGGAAACCAATTGTTGATTCGCAATGAAGAATTAATCCCGGTAGATGCTATTTTATTGTCTGAAACCGCTTTTATTGATTACAGTTTTGTTACCGGCGAGGCTGTTCCATTAGAAAAAAAGTCGGGCGATAAAATTTATGCAGGCGGAAAGCAGGTAGGAAACGCCGTGATTGTTGAAGCAATTAATACTGTTTCGCAAAGCTATTTGACCCAATTGTGGAGCAATGATATATTTCAGAAAAAAGTATCCCAAAAAATACAAACCATTACCGATAAAGCCAGTGGAATCTTCACACCCACATTGCTTACCATTGCCTTGATTGGTTTTTTTGTATGGAGCTTCACTAGTTTAAATGCCGCATTCAACGTACTAACCGCCGTATTAATAGTTGCTTGCCCATGTGCCTTGGCATTAACCGCTCCATACACTTGGGGAAACGTGATTCGGTTGATGGGCAAGCGCAAATTGTATCTAAAAAATACAGCAGTTATTGAACAACTTTCCAAGGTTGATACCATTGTGTTTGATAAAACCGGCACATTAACATCAAACAGCAACCAACACATTCAGTTTATTGGCGAACATTTATCTACAAATGATTTAACGGCCATAAAAAATATTGTTAGGGGATCTAACCACCCATTGAGTAGAAGGTTATACATGATTTTACCTGATACACCTATTGAAAAACCTGAAAATTATAAGGAAACTCCCGGAAAAGGGATTGAAGGCATTTTTAGAAATGACACCATAAAAATAGGTTCAGCAAGTTGGGTAGGAGCAGCCGATGCTTTAGACATCAATCAAACAAAAGTTTATATCAGTATAAATGACAAAATAAAAGGATTTTATGTGTTTGAAAATGAATACAGAGTAGGGTTAGAGGCACTTTTTCAATCATTGCAAAACAAAAACTACCAACTTTTTGTGCTGTCGGGCGATAATGATGGGGAACAACGCATGCTAGAGCGCTTAATGCCTAAAAACACGCAGCTTGTTTTTAATCAAAAACCCGATGATAAATTGCGATTTATTAAAAAATTGCAAGAAAATAATCATAATGTATTAATGATTGGCGATGGTTTGAACGATGCCGGCGCCTTGGCACAAAGCAATGTTGGTATATCGATTTCAGAAAACGTAAATGTTTTTACACCCGCAAGCGACGCCATACTCGATGCAGAATCGTTTACTAAATTGCCCTATTTTTTACAGTTTGCCAAAAACGCCATGAAAACCATAAAAATGAGCTATGTATTGGCACTTACCTATAATGTTGTGGGCTTAAGTTTTGCACTTTCAAACAATTTATCGCCTTTAGTTGCAGCAATAATAATGCCCGTAAGCACTGCCACAATAATAAGTTTTGTTACCATAATGAGTAATTACTTTGCAAGAAAAGAGGAGGGGTGATTTTGTGAATTTTTCTTAGGGTAATAATTTCTATTTCCGTATTATTTTATAACCGCCCCACGCAAATAATCCATAAAGCAGCAGTACGATTGGATAGATTATTAGTTGAATTCAAGTCTCAATTAGTTGACTTTTTATTTTTTTGAAATTTTGAGTGGATAATCTACAAAAAATTCGCGATTCTTTTTCATCTACATAAATGCTGTCTTTTTTGCATCAAAGTCGATGTCTTTGATAAGTTTTTGAGCAAAACTGCTTTGTACAGCAAAAATGATGATGAGTATTGATGTTATTTTTTTCATTGTTTTGTGTTTTAAAATTGTATTAAAGCTCGAATTCGCTCCCTATTTTATCTAATTTTTCTAAAGTTTTAATATTGATGTCTTCAAGGTAAATAGGCGGGTAAATTTTCTTTCCTTTAAAGGTTTCGATGTGGTTTTTGGGAATTGATTTTTGATTTTTCACTTCATAATCTCCTGTAAGTAAATTATAGGATTTACTGCAATGTTCAGCTGGTCCAACTCTATAGCCACTATCATAACCGATAAGTCTCATTTTCATATTTATATCATCAAATCTTAATTTGAAAAATCTTCCGAATGCGGCAGTCCCATCCAGAAAATAACCCACTTCCAACACATTTTTTTTGGATTTTATTTGAACGGGATAAATATTCATATCGTGTTCGTTAATGAGTTTTAGTTGAAAGGTTTTATTGAGACTCGACAGATAAATAAGGAGTTTATAATCTGCAAATTCTGAAGTATTTTGTACTATCAATGCGACATCTTTTTGGTTATCCTTATCCAAATCGAGCGTAATTTTTTCCATTTTTCTACCATTGGCAGGACTTTTTTCTAAAATTTGATAATGCTTCGGAATTGAAATTTGCGAATACACACCAAATGAAATGTGAATGGTTGCTATAATAAAAAGTGATTTTAATTTTGACATTTTGATGGTTTTTGTTTATTATTTTTTCACATTCCCATAGATTTCTCCCGGAATCCAATCGCTTGTATTTTCTGCAATTTCTGTTTTCATTGCTTGTCTTACTTCCGCTTCGAGGGATTTTTTTTCTTTTCCTGAAACAAATCGGGAATGGTATTTTTCTTCGATGTTTTTTATATAATTTTTTAATGCGGATTGCTGAAAAGAAGTTTTAGGTTTTTCGTGTAGAAATGGCAATCCAAGGTGTTTCCATTCTTCATTTTGTTGATAAATACGTTCATTTTCTGCATTTTTTTGGAGGTAATCTTCCATATAAATTTCGGATTTTACCAATGCGAGTTTTCCATTTTTATCAACGGAATAGATTTGTTTTCTAAAACCAAAAGGCACTACAAAAGTGGGCATTCTGTCTGCTGTTGCCCAATAGGAATAAAAAATAATTGAGTTTGCGGTGGTTTTGTATGTTCCCAATTCAACACTGATAGAACTGCAATCTCCTTCTTCTTTAAAAACTGTATGCGTAAGAAGTTCCTGATTTCCTCTGTACAAATGAATTGTTTCTTCATCAAAAACATTGGAAGTATTACCTTTTTTAATTTCAATGTGAAATTTTTGGGTATTGACAACCAATTCTTTATGTTGCCCATAAACGTTTAGACCAAAAATAATGAACAACAACGGAAGAAAAATATATTTTGATTGCATAGGATTTGATGTTTTTTGGAGTGTTTTCAACTTTAAATTAATAATAGCCACGATAGCTAAAAACATCTATTGGTAAATGTATATGGTCTAATTACTCGATTGGTTTGCACTCCAATTTTTTGTTGTCTTGGGTAATGATTTCTATTGTAAAATCTTTGTATAGGTGTTTTTTGCTGTACCATTTTTTTGTAATTCTATTTTTTTACCTTTTCAATTTTGAAATTAAAAGTCCCATTCAAATCAAAAATAACCAAACTATCAGTTGGTATTTCTTTATGATTTAAAGTTTTCAATTGATTGTTTTCTAGTCTCCAATTATCATAAAATCTAGGCATCAATTTGTTATTTGTTTCAATAAGCTGAACGGCTTTTTTAGTTGATGATTTACTGAATTTTAATTGTGAATTTTTTTCATACTTTAGAAAAACAGTCTTAGATTTTTCATCGTAATAGTATTTGCCAGAAAAGGTCTTCGTCCAATACGCTCCACCAGAATACCAAGATTTTTCGATAAAACTTGTATCAGATGTAAAAATCCATTCTTTTCCGTCCGAAGTTCCTCTGTCAAAAGTTCTTTCCCAAGTCCATTTTTGTCCTTTCAAAGAAGTTGGATAATTTTTCCGGTTTATAGAACAGCTTACTATTGTGATTGTTATTATTAAAAAAAGTGTCAATTTTTTCATCATTGTCTAATTTATTTTTCATCAAAAACGCCATCTAATTTTTTATAATCAAAAACGAAAGCCAAAGTTGTACAAACTAAAATGTTCAACCAAATGCAAATGATTCGGGAAAATTCTAATTCAATGATATAAAATAAACATATTAAAGGAATAGTGAGGAGTGCCACAAAAAAACAGATTCCTGCGAAATTGGATAGGAATTGTTTAATGAAACCTTCAAATTGATTTCCGATAATACCCAAAATTACAGCTAAAATTGGCATTCCAAAAATCGCAAAATATGGAAAGATTTCATTTTCTTTAATGTTTATTTTCAAGGGTGCGAAAAGAAAATAGTTTACCAAAATATACATAAAAATGATGTAGGGCAGGAAAAATTTTATGGTTCGAAACACTTGTTTTTGATTATTGATGTTGGTATGATCGCTTACTGTGAACGGATTTTTGTCGGATTTTTGTAATTCTATTTTGTTTTCATTATTTTTCACAGCGGTTCCTATAATGGTAATTTCGTCGCCATTTTTTAGGGTTCGTTCGGTGTGTCTTTTTTTGCCAATTAATTTGGTTTTGATCGACAAAAATGAAATATCTAAACCCTTAGAATTTACTTTGATTTTCCCGGTAGCATCTGAAATATAAAAATCCTGAAATTCACTTTTCAGAATAGCATTTTTTGTATATTCGCTACCAGTTTCGTCGTCATAATCAATGGTTGCATCTTTGTATGTGTACGAGATACATTCTTCTTTGAAATAAGGAGATTCCAAGGTTTTTTCAGCTTCTATTTTTCCTTCAATTTTCACAAAACCTTCGGGTAAATTATCAATTGAAGTATAGTATTTTTTAATAAAAGTCCGTTGGGTTTTTGTGATAAAATAAACAAAAATTCCTACAACCAAAGGCAAAATTGCCAGGATGTATATATTGAAAAACACCAGTGTAAAAAGTGCCATTACAACCAATAATACTAACCAAGTTGGGAGTTGTGAAAAAAGTTTTTTCATTATTTTAGATTTTTGATTAATCTTTCAAAATCTGGTTCTTCAAATTCAAATTCCTCTTGTTTGTAATTATCACAGCGATTTACTATGAAGGGCAATTTTTTTATTTTGTTTGATTCAGCCATCAAATACCGAAATTGAGAACCGTCATTTAAATGTTCTTCAAAAACAGCAATGCCTTTATCTTGATTTATGAGATATATTTTTATTGTTCTGTTTTGTTGATACATTCCAGTGGTTTTAATTTCGAAAGTAGCATTGCTTATTTTTCTTTGACTGAGAATTTTGTTCGCAACTGGACCTTCGCCCGTTATTTCAAGATAAGTTGAGTCTGTGATTGATGCTTGAAAAAATGTAAAAAAGTCGCACGGATGATAAGCATAGAAATCATTATTCAAAAACTTAATCTGAATCCATTTGTTTGAAGGAAGTATATTTTTTTGTTTTGTTAACGAGATTTTGTTTTTCATTAAATAATCAAGTGACCATTGAAAATGCTGTTTGTCAAACTCATCAAATTCAAAATCGAGAATATAATTATAAAATACGCTATTTTTATTTTTTTCGATAAAAACTGATTGCAGGCTTCCGTAATCAGTGTCTTTTTTAAGGAATAAAGTATCTTCTTTCCGTGATTGACCAGATATATTCTGAGCAATTAGAAAGTTAAGAACAATACATACGCAACACCAATTTTTCACTTTTCAAAATTTT containing:
- the gldI gene encoding gliding motility-associated peptidyl-prolyl isomerase GldI codes for the protein MKKVLFCFAVTSLLFACKQPEPRKPVSYRSGTFIKESVQRNKNIVQDEEKLIQNLIKNDSAHHYYQSDLGFWYKYDVAVTTDSLLPKKGDIVKLDFEIYDINKQLIYSKEETAPKVYAVDKQEIMVGLRHAVKLMHKGETVSFIFPSHMAYGYLGDKEKIGTNVPLICKVTLNDIKPE
- a CDS encoding DHH family phosphoesterase, with amino-acid sequence MMNTNDKAFLTQFLETPKQIAIIPHRNPDGDALGSCLGLYHVLKQLNHTVKVLAPNEFPEFISWLPATNEILIFEKNFDTCAAFLQGSDLVFTLDFNALHRAGDQMGSYLEKLRKPFVMIDHHQMPDNYAKVTISDTSFGSTCELLYRFLQELNLQKYINVKVATCIYTGIVTDSGSFKFVKTTGDTHRVVAELIDLGVDNPKIHSMLFNTSSYNQLQLVGRALQQLKVLPNHSTAYTYLTQDDLNQFHYKKGDTEGIVNYGLSIKGIDFAAIFIENKEEGMIKISFRSEGEFDVNEFARTFFNGGGHINAAGGKSFISLQETILKFETIINEINKQ
- a CDS encoding Crp/Fnr family transcriptional regulator, encoding MSKCEQCIVRELSSLKALSKNELIHLAQCKDTIEIKKGDVIFQEGDTVNGVYCIKEGTCKLVRMASNGKDAILKLITKGDLLGQTAILTQEKTSLSAIAVEDMRVCFIPKSEILGFIDTNKNFSREVTKDVCKNLNYATDFALNHNSKTVKERLALALLSILDSSGTDTEGFLNLQLSRDEIASMVGTATESCIRLLAELKKEGILELKGKKIKIIKPTSLKSLAE
- a CDS encoding heavy metal translocating P-type ATPase metal-binding domain-containing protein, which translates into the protein MLNCYHCGNDVVENEGIVFNDKNFCCKGCQTVYDLFESNGLTDYYDFEQNPGAVPKDVASKYNYLDNTDIADKLIDFKEGTTTIVRLYIPHIHCSSCIWILENLHTLNPAITHSQVVFSQKKVSITFNSDNISLKNLVLLLASIGYEPYISLEQFDAQPKLIDRSLLYKIGVAFFGFGNIMLLSFPEYFNVDDLWMQQYRGFFRYVNILLALPVFLYSATPYYKSAYHSIKTKAYNIDIPMALGIIVMFVRSLVDIFFQDGAGFLDSMCGLVFFMLSGKLIQQTTYNFLSFERDYKSYFPIAVTKIQNEKESPIQVYEIEKGNQLLIRNEELIPVDAILLSETAFIDYSFVTGEAVPLEKKSGDKIYAGGKQVGNAVIVEAINTVSQSYLTQLWSNDIFQKKVSQKIQTITDKASGIFTPTLLTIALIGFFVWSFTSLNAAFNVLTAVLIVACPCALALTAPYTWGNVIRLMGKRKLYLKNTAVIEQLSKVDTIVFDKTGTLTSNSNQHIQFIGEHLSTNDLTAIKNIVRGSNHPLSRRLYMILPDTPIEKPENYKETPGKGIEGIFRNDTIKIGSASWVGAADALDINQTKVYISINDKIKGFYVFENEYRVGLEALFQSLQNKNYQLFVLSGDNDGEQRMLERLMPKNTQLVFNQKPDDKLRFIKKLQENNHNVLMIGDGLNDAGALAQSNVGISISENVNVFTPASDAILDAESFTKLPYFLQFAKNAMKTIKMSYVLALTYNVVGLSFALSNNLSPLVAAIIMPVSTATIISFVTIMSNYFARKEEG
- a CDS encoding E3 ubiquitin ligase family protein; this encodes MKKLFSQLPTWLVLLVVMALFTLVFFNIYILAILPLVVGIFVYFITKTQRTFIKKYYTSIDNLPEGFVKIEGKIEAEKTLESPYFKEECISYTYKDATIDYDDETGSEYTKNAILKSEFQDFYISDATGKIKVNSKGLDISFLSIKTKLIGKKRHTERTLKNGDEITIIGTAVKNNENKIELQKSDKNPFTVSDHTNINNQKQVFRTIKFFLPYIIFMYILVNYFLFAPLKINIKENEIFPYFAIFGMPILAVILGIIGNQFEGFIKQFLSNFAGICFFVALLTIPLICLFYIIELEFSRIICIWLNILVCTTLAFVFDYKKLDGVFDEK